A window of the Planococcus citri chromosome 4, ihPlaCitr1.1, whole genome shotgun sequence genome harbors these coding sequences:
- the LOC135843676 gene encoding uncharacterized protein LOC135843676, which produces MDNRDADNPNPPPPMKPTKKPHAYTLIRDKKVKGEPHLMHKKDIVISAVKMGPDCKCKRYQCFQTVPEEIMERIFNQFYTQFKTKNEQDSHLTGLISMRPVQSRRPRVTVMNVPVVNNVDEILEAADDNADDTAEQMGVNPNGAYFAYKLRFQDREFPVCLNAFLSVHGVTRGRVRRLQNFLIEKGTSPMDKRGKHGNYPRQMPKSVTKLIHHHIASLRKRQSHYSQRSNPKRYYLHENLKSITQLHELFVQLYPDKNVTYDAYRNIFNTYNIGFALPRSDTCGTCDKFDHEMKLAGDVEAVQVDLQARKKAHLELVENFRVIKRGYAKLAQEIDSEVTVLTFDFMQNLPIPNIQTNDVFYRSQVWVYNFGVHNLGDNSSSMYVFDENNGAKGSNNVTSMLFHAIRDLPYRELILMADNCPGQNKNRTMVLFLYMIVHFFHMVPQVTIIFPVRGHTYLPNDADFALIKKKSDCETPNDWAEVIKNARKNPSPFNVIRFAWDDFINFNESLQPFFLKTSRPPMQIKSAKMICISKDIRDVKVRYGYNSKWSFIAVTQKNAKIPKEINLVPLYDGPLGFTAVKIKNMKHLYQFTKKGASSVEYYQQFFDANPTVEAEEEEEGNEEEVEGNDEEDEFELEEIEIELDDDDNSSGAED; this is translated from the exons ATGGATAACAGAGATGCAGATAACCCAAATCCACCGCCACCAAtgaaacctacaaaaaaacCGCATGCGTATACTCTCATTCGAGATAAAAAAGTAAAAGGTGAACCGCACTTGATGCATAAAAAAGACATCGTAATATCTGCCGTAAAAATGGGCCCAGACTGCAA GTGCAAACGATATCAATGTTTTCAAACAGTGCCGGAGGAAATAATGGAAAGGATCTTCAATCAATTTTACACCcaatttaaaaccaaaaatgaacaagATAGCCACTTGACGGGGCTGATTTCTATGAGACCTGTTCAAAGCAGAAGGCCCAGAGTAACAGTAATGAACGTTCCTGTAGTTAATAATGTAGACGAAATTTTGGAGGCGGCTGATGATAACGCGGACGACACAGCTGAACAAATGGGAGTAAATCCTAATGGCGCGTATTTCGCATACAAATTGCGATTCCAGGACAGAGAATTTCCG GTGTGCTTAAATGCGTTTCTAAGTGTCCATGGTGTTACTAGGGGAAGAGTTCGGCggcttcagaattttttaatcgagAAAGGCACTTCCCCCATGGATAAGAGGGGTAAGCACGGAAATTACCCTCGCCAAATGCCAAAATCTGTTACCAAATTAATCCATCATCACATCGCATCATTACGAAAGCGGCAGTCTCATTATAGCCAAAGGAGTAATCCTAAGAGATATTACCTTCACGAAAACCTGAAAAGTATTACGCAATTACATGAACTGTTTGTACAGCTGTATCCAGATAAAAATGTCACCTATGATGCTTATCGTAATATTTTCAACACGTACAATATTGGTTTTGCGTTACCACGTTCTGACACCTGCGGCACGTGCGATAAATTTGACCATGAGATGAAACTAGCGGGTGATGTAGAAGCAGTACAAGTCGATCTTCAAGCTAGAAAAAAAGCCCATTTGGAGTTAGTGGAGAATTTCAGAGTTATCAAGCGAGGTTACGCAAAATTAGCTCAGGAGATCGATTCTGAAGTTACAGTATTGACGTTCGATTTTATGCAAAACTTGCCCATACCCAATATTCAAACCAACGATGTCTTTTACCGGAGCCAAGTGTGGGTTTACAACTTTGGGGTCCATAACCTCGGTGATAACAGTAGTTCGATGTATGTTTTCGATGAAAACAACGGAGCTAAAGGAAGTAATAACGTAACATCAATGTTATTTCATGCAATTCGAGATCTTCCATACAGAGAATTGATTCTCATGGCTGATAATTGTCCTGGACAAAATAAGAATCGAACTATGGTACTCTTCCTATACAtgatcgttcatttttttcacatggtGCCACAAGTCACGATCATTTTTCCGGTGAGAGGTCACACCTATCTACCAAACGATGCCGATTTTGCTCTAATTAAGAAAAAATCTGATTGTGAAACACCGAATGATTGGGCTGAAGTTATTAAGAATGCACGTAAGAATCCGTCACCGTTTAATGTTATCAGGTTTGCCTGGGatgattttatcaactttaatGAGTCATTACAGCCGTTTTTCCTTAAAACTTCGAGACCACCCATGCAGATAAAGTCTGCAAAAATGATTTGTATTTCTAAAGATATACGCGATGTTAAAGTACGATATGGATATAATTCGAAGTGGAGTTTTATTGCTGTCACCCAGAAGAATGCAAAGATACCAAAAGAAATCAATTTAGTTCCGCTGTATGATGGACCTCTGGGATTTACTGCCGTTAAgataaaaaacatgaaacatCTCTATCAGTTCACGAAGAAAGGAGCTTCGTCGGTGGAATATTATCAGCAATTCTTTGATGCGAATCCGACAGTTGAGgctgaagaagaagaagaagggaaCGAGGAAGAAGTAGAAGGGAATGACGAAGAAGACGAGTTTGAATTAGAAGAGATTGAGATTGAATTAGACGACGATGATAATAGTAGTGGTGCCGAAGATTAA